In Salinibaculum sp. SYNS191, the genomic window TGTAGATGACCGAAGGCACGGACGGAGCGGATGGGCGTAGCGACGTGGAAGTGACCGTCCGGGAGGGCGGAGCAGAACCGATAGACGCCGTGGGGACGTACGAGACGGGGGACGGTATCGTCTTCTACGACACGGAGAACCCGCTTGCGTGGATGCAGTCCGCGACCGCAGTCCACCTCGAAGAGATGGCCTGAGACGGACCGAACGCCCTATCTGGCTCGGCGTCGAACGGCGCCTGTGCCCGAGGGGAGCGAGGAAGACACGGAACCGGACGTGGCGACGAGAAAGTGGGACGAGAGCGACGTTCTCGACGACAAGTACAGCGAGCCCGAGGAGGACCAGTTCGATATCACCCCGGACATCCCGGAGGCTCCTCTCCGGAGGACGCCGACCCGCAGTTGCAGATGCGGTTCTGGTCGCTCGTCGTCGTGTTCAACATCGCTCTCCTGGCCCTGTCCGTCGGGGCAATGTTCGTCGTCTTCGAAGAGAATGTCGAGCTCGGCGGCCAGCTGTTCCTCGCCGGCGTCATCGTGGGCGCGTACGGACTCTACCGCTACCGGACCACGAAGGAGAAACTGGACGACGACCAGAACGGCTAACAGTGACGATAGCCTACCCGGAGCTATGCGAACCGTCCGGGACGGCGACGGCAACCACTACTTGCTCCTGAAAGAGTCCAGCGACGCCAGCCTCGTCCGCGACCCTGCCACCGGCGAACAGCGCCACCTCCCCAACGACGACATCGAGCGCGTCGAGGGCGAATCACCGCTGGAAACCGCCGTCGGGGCCGTCCCGGCGAGCGTCCGCCGCGTCCTCACGGCCGTGCCGAACGAGCGAGCGCTCGGTCTCCTGCTGGAAATCGACCGCCGCGGGCCAGTGGGCGTGCGTCTCCTGCTCGACGCCTACGATTTCTGCGAGAGTGACCTCCACGGACTGCTCGCGGAGTTCCGCGCGGCCGGCCTCGTCGAGGAAGCGACGGTCGACGCGCGACGCGGCTACGACACGACAGAACTGGCCAGCAAGGCGTTAGAACGACTCCGCGAGGCGTAGTCAGTCGTCGGCTTCGGCCAGTATCTCGGCGTCTGCCGTCTCGGCCCGTTCGACGGTCGAGCGGTTGGTCGTGGCGTTCTTCCTGACCCTGACCAGGTCGTCGGCTGCGCCGACCAGTTCCTCGTCGTGGCTGACGAGCAGAATCTGCTCGACGCCCAGCGAGCGCATCTCGTCGACAAGCGCGACCAGTTGCGAGACGTGTCCGGAGTCCAGAAAGACCGTCGGCTCGTCGAGGATGAGCGGCGGCATCGGGGCCGCGCCCTCGATGCCCTCCGCGAGCAGCCGGTAGATGGCACACCGGAGGCTGAGGTTGAACAGCGCGCGCTCGCCGCCCGAGAGCTGGTCGGGGTCCAGCGTCTCGCCGTCCTTCTGGTAGACCGTCAGCTGGTACTCCCCGTCGAGTTCGATGCGCGAGTAGGAGTCGTTCTCGTAGACCAGATCGAACGTCTCGTTTAGCATCCGCTCCAGCGTCTCGACGTTGCGCTGGCGCAGTTCGGCCCGCAGCGTCCCGTACATCTCCTGTAACTGCTCGGCCTCGTCGTACAGGGAGTCCAGCTGTTCGACGGTCTCCGAAAGGTCCTCGCGGCGCTCGCGCAGCGCCTCCAGTTCCTCGATTTCGGCCGTCACGCCGCCGATGTCGTTCTGCAGTCTGTCGCGCTCCTCGCGCAGGTCCGCCAGCTTGGCCTCGACTTTCTCCAGGTACGATTCCGCACGCCCCTTCTCGCCGCGGGCTTCCTCGACGCGGTCCTCGTCGAACTCCTCCTGCAGTTCGGCCCGCCGGTCGCGTTTGTCCGCCAGGTGCTCGCGGCGCTCGTCGTTGACCTCCGCCTTCTCCGCGCGCGTCTCGCGGAGGTCCGCGATTCTCTCCTCGTGGTCGGCGATGGTCTCGATGGTCTCGGCCAGCGACTCCAGCCGGTCGACCCGCTCGGACAGCGCCGCCTTCTCCTGGTTGCACTCCGCGATAGCCTCCTGACAGGCGGTCGCCTTCTCGCGAGCCTCGGCGGCCTCCTCGCGTTTTGCTTCCGCCTCGGCCTCCAGCTCGTCGGCCTCCTCGCGGAGCCGGTCGACCTGGGTCTCCTTCTCCGACAGCGACTTCTCCTTCTCCTCGACGAGCTGTGCGACGTTCTCGCGGTCGTTCTCCAGGCGCTCGATGGTCGATTCTCGCTCGGCCAGGGCCTCGGCCTCCTCGCGCTTGGCTTCGACCGTCTCCTCGCGCTCTCGCAGTTCTTCGAGCCTGAATTCCAGGTCCTCGACCGCCTCGCGGCGTTCCTCGATAGATTCGACGTGCGGGGAACCCTCGACTGGCTGGCCGCACTCGGGACACTTGCCGGCCTCCAGCAGGGACTCCGCCTCCGCCAGCCGCTCCTCGGCGTTCGACAGTTCCGCCTCGGTTTCCGCGCGCGTCTCGCGGACGTCGGCCAGTTCATTGGTCACCTGGTCGCGGTGGTCCGCCGCTTCGCCCTCGGCAACGGGCGCGTCGGCGAACGCCTCACGGTGGGACTCGATGCGCTCTGCGAGGTCGTCCAGTTGCTCGCGCTTCTCCGCCAGCAGGTCCCGCGCGTCGGCGACGGCCGATTCCACCTCGGCTGCCTCCTCGCGGTTCTGTTCGGCCTCCGCCTCCAGGTCGTCGGCGCGCTCCTCGGCGGCCTCGGCCTCGCCGTCGTGTTCCTGCTTCTCGACGCTCTGGTCCGTGATGCGCTCCCGGAGGGCCTCGATATCCGCGTCCAGGTCCTCGATGCGGGTCTCGACGGCTTCAGTCGTCGCCTCGTCGACGTCTGCCTCTGCGAGGAGGGCGTCCCGGCGCTCGGTCGCCTCCGCTCGCCG contains:
- a CDS encoding DUF7331 family protein, producing MTEGTDGADGRSDVEVTVREGGAEPIDAVGTYETGDGIVFYDTENPLAWMQSATAVHLEEMA
- a CDS encoding DUF7322 domain-containing protein, producing the protein MRFWSLVVVFNIALLALSVGAMFVVFEENVELGGQLFLAGVIVGAYGLYRYRTTKEKLDDDQNG
- a CDS encoding DUF7346 family protein, with the protein product MRTVRDGDGNHYLLLKESSDASLVRDPATGEQRHLPNDDIERVEGESPLETAVGAVPASVRRVLTAVPNERALGLLLEIDRRGPVGVRLLLDAYDFCESDLHGLLAEFRAAGLVEEATVDARRGYDTTELASKALERLREA